A genomic window from Gossypium hirsutum isolate 1008001.06 chromosome D10, Gossypium_hirsutum_v2.1, whole genome shotgun sequence includes:
- the LOC107915434 gene encoding uncharacterized protein, translating into MQSPDIMEPQSRANNDQDPLYPLGFTPPHAHAILEQCPAPSAHLGQGMFVSNPGAIPADPIVPDLDDPVEIAKLKTNDYDAQDRYKILKERLKAIEGAEVFSALSAKELSLVPDLVLPPKFKAPDFEKYDGTRCPKVHLVMFCQKMTGYVNEDKLLIHYFQDSLIGSALQWYNQLSRERIRSWKDLASAFCEQYKHVSDMVPDRLTLQMMEKKLTETFRQYAQRWRDTSAQVEPPLTKTEITVLFINTLKAPFYDKLVGSATKDFADIVISGELIENAIKSGRMESPESSKKIVPVRNKEAETHMVGTESHYTSNPHPAQPRPRYRPPSNFYFPSQSPYCQTLPLYPIYAMNNQRPFTMFPPNTMPTQSQPKNEQRPARSNPERPQFTPISVSYRELYSKLLENQLISPHYMAPLKPPYPKWYDPNASCMYHAGNQGHSTENCLAFKKRVQDLIDAGILRFDGVSNVAGNLLPNHTDENVNAITNENRGQNNQRSALNEKGFQNISINVVENEGDETDMMRPCPPGYVLNNWTAVDLLVVSKSSPE; encoded by the coding sequence atgcagagCCCTGATATCATGGAGCCCCAGTCAAGAGCTAATAATGATCAAGATCCACTCTATCCCCTAGGATTTACTCCACCTCACGCCCATGCAATCCTAGAACAATGTCCTGCACCATCTGCTCATCTGGGGCAAGGTATGTTCGTATCGAACCCCGGGGCTATTCCAGCAGATCCAATTGTTCCAGATCTGGACGATCCTGTAGAAATAGCAAAGTTGAAAACTAATGATTATGACGCTCAAGATAGGTACAAGATCCTAAAAGAAAGGCTCAAGGCAATAGAAGGTGCTGAAGTCTTCTCTGCTTTGAGTGCTAAAGAACTCAGTCTGGTGCCCGATCTGGTCCTACCCCCGAAATTTAAGGCACCAGATTTTGAAAAGTACGATGGGACGCGATGTCCAAAGGTGCATCTCGTCATGTTTTGTCAGAAGATGACTGGTTACGTGAATGAGGATAAATTGCTGATACACTATTTTCAGGACAGTTTAATTGGATCGGCTCTTCAATGGTATAATCAGCTCAGCAGAGAGAGGATTCGATCATGGAAGGACTTAGCATCAGCATTCTGTGagcaatacaagcatgtatcagatatggttCCTGATCGACTAACTTTGCAAATGATGGAAAAGAAGCTGACAGAGACCTTTAGACAATatgcacaaagatggagggaTACCTCAGCTCAGGTGGAACCCCCGTTAACTAAGACGGAGATAACGGTCCTCTTCATTAATACTCTGAAAGCGCCATTTTACGATAAGTtggtaggaagtgccacaaagGATTTTGCAGACATTGTAATATCTGGGGAGCTTATAGAAAATGCCATCAAGAGTGGGAGGATGGAAAGTCCCGAAAGTTCAAAAAAGATAGTACCTGTAAGGAATAAAGAGGCAGAAACCCATATGGTCGGAACTGAGAGCCACTATACCTCTAATCCGCATCCAGCCCAACCACGACCACGTTATCGTCCGCCTTCAAACTTCTACTTTCCCTCCCAAAGTCCTTATTGTCAAACACTTCCTCTTTACCCCATTTATGCCATGAACAACCAAAGACCGTTCACCATGTTCCCACCAAATACCATGCCCACACAAAGCCAACCCAAAAATGAGCAAAGACCAGCAAGATCCAATCCTGAGAGACCTCAGTTCACCCCAATTTCTGTGTCATATAGAGAATTATACTCGAAACTATTAGAGAATCAATTAATATCCCCACATTACATGGCACCCTTGAAGcctccatacccaaaatggtatGATCCTAATGCTAGTTGCATGTATCACGCTGGAAATCAGGGGCATTCTACAGAAAATTGCCTGGCCTTTAAAAAGAGGGTTCAAGATCTCATCGATGCTGGCATTCTGCGATTTGATGGCGTTAGTAATGTGGCTGGAAATCTTCTTCCTAACCATACTGATGAGAATGTGAATGCGATAACAAATGAAAACAGGGGGCAAAACAATCAGCGAAGCGCCTTGAATGAAAAGGGATTTCAGAACATCAGCATAAATGTTGTTGAGAACGAGGGTGATGAAACCGATATGATGCGCCCTTGTCCTCCAGGATATGTTTTGAACAACTGGACTGCTGTGGACCTCCTTGTAGTTTCTAAGTCTTCTCCAGAGTAA
- the LOC107914780 gene encoding mediator of RNA polymerase II transcription subunit 23, whose protein sequence is MFWVVSYTMAQPACETVMNWLSSGGVTELLPEANVQPNERFMVMREVSPLPISLLSGFSMNLYLKLVFQMEESLFAGQVVPSIAMVETYTRLLLIAPHSLFCSHFSVTCFPSNVIISYLLEDFLVKD, encoded by the exons ATGTTTTGGGTTGTCTCCTACACGATGGCGCAGCCAGCTTGTGAAACGGTCATGAATTGGTTATCTTCTGGTGGAGTTACAGAGTTGTTACCTGAAGCAAATGTACAGCCCAATGAGAGATTCATGGTGATGCGGGAAGTTAGTCCATTGCCTATTTCACTGTTATCTGGCTTTTCAATGAATCTTTATTTGAAGTTGGTCTTTCAAATGGAAGAATCTTTATTTGCTGGGCAG GTTGTTCCTAGTATTGCTATGGTTGAAACATATACCAGATTGTTGCTCATTGCACCTCATTCGTTATTTTGTTCGCACTTCAGTGTAACTTGCTTCCCTTCTAATGTTATTATTTCTTATCTTTTAGAAGATTTCTTAGTAAAGGATTAG